A portion of the Drosophila sechellia strain sech25 chromosome 2R, ASM438219v1, whole genome shotgun sequence genome contains these proteins:
- the LOC6609842 gene encoding vacuolar protein sorting-associated protein 51 homolog isoform X1 has protein sequence MAETKSNPFDMDSSSFDAEKYLERLLKDCSLKQIMDTEAAVVKDTQTLHSDMQTLVYENYNKFISATDTIRRMKDDFKQMETDVNLLMTKMQSITTFSEQITGTLQGTRSQLCRLSEKHSLLKRLQFLSTLPAKLKSLIEEQNYAQAVQDYLHAQKVFAQYGRQPSFDGIQRDCDAIMADLKEQLRSDFRRAGNTAQSLTEIGELLLQLDEKTSDLASEMLTCAAKRLHEQIVMLQDQTERDMLEFVDMGIDGFLNDLALVVTSYFDMFVAKHYEHERDDFQENALQELNVFLNQNIEKYLTLVQDRVESDIGYGDTQVMLRALDRLHRRLQAMRNICRGLEVQRNTVSIIISAAHQLCDAHGKNLKDHFADSLSAVRLSLVSAKSDAAAGLNLGDLISNLYVSMVEKIKVVLQDLLIFLRTDWSFNIKAEHKGALCVEGIRENLLIGFLRHIAKVMCGFGDASSSSPPNLLLVLSKTCLELEQQGVHILIALVDDLYEIDSENSATLTHETEICAEMRETAQSLLDAYVRLQGTNISQMLRKSVETRDWLNCLEPRSVRAVMKRVVEELGSIETVVASLYEANTNATSGFRTTASSDSSRKTYFSNFASTSKPQYRSNWSNYTPSQLESSYVSNIHRLFSERVEIFTSVEFTKASIIMGIIKIGLKTLLECVRLRTFSKFGLQQIQVDAHYLQMNLWRFVSDENLVNFLLDEILGSAVQRCLESVLMEPNAVEIICERG, from the exons ATGGCTGAAACCAAAAGCAATCCCTTCGACATGGACAGCTCCAGCTTCGACGCGGAGAAGTATCTGGAAAGACTGCTCAAG GATTGCTCCTTGAAGCAAATAATGGATACGGAGGCGGCGGTGgtcaaggacacacagacaTTGCACTCGGATATGCAGACGCTGGTCTACGAGAATTACAACAAATTCATCTCCGCCACGGATACAATTCGCCGGATGAAGGATGACTTCAAGCAGATGGAAACGGATGTGAACCTGCTGATGACCAAGATGCAATCCATAACGACTTTTAGTGAGCAAATCACCGGAACGCTCCAGGGCACCAGATCGCAACTGTGTCGCCTGTCCGAGAAACACTCGCTCCTCAAGAGGCTGCAGTTCCTCTCGACCCTGCCAGCTAAACTGAAGTCTCTGATAGAGGAACAGAACTACGCGCAAGCTGTCCAGGACTACCTGCATGCCCAGAAGGTGTTCGCCCAGTACGGTCGACAGCCGTCCTTCGATGGAATCCAGCGAGATTGCGACGCCATCATGGCAGATCTTAAGGAGCAATTGCGAAGTGACTTCCGAAGGGCTGGGAACACGGCCCAATCCTTGACGGAAATTGGAGAGCTACTCCTACAGCTGGACGAAAAGACCTCGGATCTGGCCAGCGAAATGCTGACTTGCGCTGCCAAACGACTGCACGAGCAAATCGTCATGCTACAAGATCAAACAGAGCGTGATATGCTGGAGTTTGTGGACATGGGCATCGATGGTTTCCTCAATGATCTGGCGCTGGTAGTGACTTCCTACTTTGATATGTTTGTGGCCAAGCACTACGAGCATGAGCG CGATGACTTCCAGGAGAACGCCCTGCAGGAGTTAAATGTCTTCCTCAATCAGAACATTGAAAAGTATCTGACACTCGTCCAGGATCGCGTTGAGTCCGACATTGGCTACGGAGATACCCAGGTGATGCTGCGCGCTCTGGATCGACTTCATCGGCGCCTTCAGGCCATGCGAAATATCTGCCGCGGCTTGGAGGTCCAACGCAACACAGTATCTATTATTATCTCGGCTGCCCACCAACTATGCGATGCCCATGGCAAAAACCTCAAAGATCACTTTGCCGACAGCTTGAGTGCGGTTCGTCTTTCGCTGGTTTCTGCCAAGAGCGACGCAGCTGCTGGTCTCAATCTCGGTGATCTAATCAGCAATCTGTATGTGTCCATGGTGGAGAAGATTAAGGTCGTACTGCAGGACTTGCTTATATTCCTGCGCACCGACTGGTCGTTCAACATCAAGGCGGAACACAAGGGCGCCCTGTGCGTTGAGGGCATTCGAGAAAACCTACTCATTGGCTTCCTGCGTCATATTGCTAAAGTGATGTGTGGTTTCGGAGATGCCTCCAGCTCCAGTCCACCCAATCTATTGCTGGTGCTGTCGAAAACATGTCTGGAACTCGAGCAACAGGGCGTTCACATACTG ATTGCTCTGGTGGATGACCTATACGAAATCGACTCGGAGAACAGTGCAACACTTACCCACGAAACTGAGATATGTGCTGAAATGCGGGAGACGGCACAGTCACTATTGGACGCCTATGTGCGGCTGCAGGGAACCAATATCTCGCAAATGCTACGCAAGAGTGTGGAAACAAGAGATTGGCTTAACTGCCTGGAACCGCGATCCGTTCGTGCGGTGATGAAACGGGTCGTGGAGGAGCTTGGCAGCATCGAGACGGTGGTAGCCAGTCTCTACGAGGCAAACACGAATGCAACGTCAGGATTCCGAACCACAGCCAGCAGCGACTCTAGCCGAAAAACTTATTTCAGTAACTTTGCTTCCACCTCAAAGCCACAGTATCGTTCCAATTGGTCAAACTACACGCCTTCGCAGCTGGAATCCAGCTATGTGTCCAACATACATCGCTTGTTTTCGGAGCGAGTAGAAATCTTTACTTCGGTAGAGTTCACCAAGGCCTCAATTATAATGGGCATTATTAAAATTGGTCTAAAG ACCCTTTTGGAATGCGTGAGGCTAAGAACTTTTAGCAAATTCGGACTTCAGCAGATTCAGGTGGATGCCCATTATCTGCAAATGAACCTATGGCGATTTGTAAGCGATGAAAA TCTGGTGAACTTCCTGCTGGATGAGATTCTTGGATCAGCTGTGCAAAGGTGCTTGGAGTCCGTTTTAATGGAGCCCAATGCTGTGGAAATTATTTGTGAACGGGGTTAG
- the LOC6609843 gene encoding LOW QUALITY PROTEIN: sodium-dependent nutrient amino acid transporter 1 (The sequence of the model RefSeq protein was modified relative to this genomic sequence to represent the inferred CDS: inserted 2 bases in 2 codons; substituted 1 base at 1 genomic stop codon) — translation MTQLEISTKSEKPAEQPAEQWGNGLEFLFSCISLSVGLGNIWRFPYIAFQNGGGTFVIPYLIALLVIGRPVYYLEISLDQFTGRGVVKAFDMAPLLKGVAVGQVLATAASITYYSSIMALTLRFLLASFGSELPWSRCWESWGTDCHDGNAQNSSGKMSPAQLYFEREILHEVPNIDNGLGLPNWQLVACLAVXGINSSGKAAYFLGVFPYVVLLILLLRAVTLPGAIDGIIYFFKPQWRELLNPLVWYAAVTQVFFSLAICFGTLITYASYNNFNRNVYNDIVIITTMDSCSSIIAGCITFGILGNLGRETGNSEYVPQMFTVLFFLMLFVLGIGSTVGMGSCILRVIRDQFGLRSPPIWKLASGLAVLGFSVSIVYMTPGGQFILNLVDFYGVSFTALILAIGELVAVAWIYGVNRFCEDIKFMMGIETGWYWRLCWRFITPXVFIYMLFDMSALEYKGVGYTALAHVFGCFLATLGLIXLPCWAIYAIYKKRGQNGSFWQRVRAACRPSDTWGPANAQLDATI, via the exons ATGACGCAGCTAGAGATTTCCACCAAGTCGGAAAAACCAGCGGAACAACCGGCGGAGCAATGGGGAAATGGTCTCGAATTTCTCTTCTCCTGCATTTCATTATCCGTGGGATTGGGGAATATCTGGCGTTTTCCCTACATTGCCTTCCAGAATGGCGGCGGTACCTTTGTGATTCCGTACCTGATTGCCCTGCTGGTAATTGGACGGCCTGTCTACTATCTGGAGATTTCCCTGGACCAGTTCACCGGTCGCGGCGTGGTCAAGGCCTTCGATATGGCTCCCCTGCTCAAGGGCGTGGCGGTGGGTCAGGTCCTGGCCACAGCCGCCTCCATCACATACTACTCCAGCATCATGGCCTTGACTCTGCGATTCCTGCTGGCCTCCTTTGGCTCCGAGCTGCCATGGAGCAGGTGCTGGGAGAGCTGGGGCACCGATTGCCACGACGGCAATGCTCAAAATAGCAGTGGAAAAATGTCACCGGCACAGCTGTACTTTGA ACGCGAGATCCTTCATGAGGTGCCCAACATAGACAACGGACTGGGTCTGCCCAACTGGCAATTGGTGGCCTGCTTGGCGG GCGGTATTAACAGCAGTGGCAAGGCGGCCTATTTCCTGGGCGTATTTCCCTATGTGGTGCTGCTCATCCTGCTCTTGAGAGCCGTTACCCTGCCAGGAGCCATCGATGGTATTATATACTTCTTTAAGCCACAGTGGCGGGAGCTGCTGAACCCACTCGTTTGGTATGCAGCCGTGACCCAGGTCTTCTTTTCGCTGGCCATCTGTTTCGGCACTTTGATCACCTATGCCAGCTACAACAACTTCAACCGCAACGTATACAA TGACATTGTGATAATCACCACCATGGACTCCTGCTCCTCCATAATTGCTGGCTGCATTACCTTTGGAATTCTGGGCAATCTGGGCCGCGAGACTGGCAACTCGGAGTATGTGCCACAG ATGTTCACGGTCCTTTTCTTCCTCATGCTATTCGTCTTAGGTATTGGCAGCACCGTGGGCATGGGATCCTGCATCCTGCGCGTCATCCGGGATCAATTCGGATTACGCTCCCCGCCCATTTGGAAACTGGCCAGCGGCCTGGCTGTTTTAGGCTTCTCGGTGAGCATCGTTTACATGACCCCGGGCGGTCAGTTTATCCTGAATCTAGTGGATTTCTATGGTGTCTCCTTCACCGCTTTGATCCTGGCCATTGGCGAATTGGTGGCTGTTGCTTGGATTTACG GAGTTAATCGCTTTTGCGAGGACATCAAGTTTATGATGGGCATTGAAACCGGTTGGTACTGGCGCCTCTGCTGGCGTTTCATTACAC CCGTGTTCATCTACATGCTTTTCGACATGTCCGCTCTGGAGTACAAAGGTGTTGGCTATACCGCCTTGGCTCACG TTTTTGGCTGTTTTTTGGCCACCTTGGGGCTGATTTAACTACCCTGCTGGGCCATCTATGCCATCTATAAAAAGCGTGGACAGAACGGCAGCTTCTGGCAG AGAGTACGTGCCGCTTGCAGGCCGTCGGACACTTGGGGACCGGCCAACGCTCAGCTGGATGCCACCATATAG
- the LOC6609841 gene encoding transcription factor grauzone: MICRLCLNNVNDTDTIRIFEDVGISLNVANVLAKYFWFEPKSDDPISTVICLTCWNQVNDFHQFYVAVESAHRLLTERFSLKSGQDQGKVEHGEDSEQQEEEQDEDQELGLPGSEGGSFTNEQFLTEVIAQQEQQTESNPPKKQFIKEDIATENDLETADTLPTEERRETRSSAKSKAHHSLPPSTPPEKSKPVANKSRPKRTPRKAEEAPQKSKRYADYKQCMLDIDAKISAHMRLTCDVCHEGQETFLLLCKHMLQKHHRKGYAICCNKKFYKRSFLTDHIDRHADPEKFKCTQCDKRFADKQCLRNHELLKHHPEEEKTFMCEQCPKRYTKQYLLDQHRVIHKERNVVCDLCERRFPNQSLLCTHVKMAHGNYGTMCDICAQVIRGRAAFQRHQLEHAGVTEPKVQCDICGSWHKNKHSLKKHVRRHNGTAATCDVCGKVSPNRSAMLSHQRYVHLTDRKHECSVCGKSFKKAITLREHMTMHTGEVLYKCPHCPKTFNSNANQHTHRRKCHPKEFEEARKARTEQRKAIDEETPSVLTISTGEDGESHSILLTNTEEDIKGDTIEFTLCLSADTTD, encoded by the exons ATGATTTGCCGTTTGTGCCTGAACAACGTTAACGATACAGATACAATTCGGATATTCGAGGACGTGGGCATCTCCCTAAATGTGGCCAATGTGTTGGCCAAATACTTTTGGTTTGAG CCAAAAAGCGATGATCCCATATCAACGGTGATCTGTTTGACCTGCTGGAACCAGGTGAACGACTTTCATCAATTCTATGTGGCCGTGGAGAGTGCACATCGATTGCTCACCGAAAGGTTCTCTTTGAAATCTGGCCAGGATCAGGGGAAAGTTGAGCACGGTGAGGACtcggagcagcaggaggaggagcaggatgAGGACCAGGAGCTGGGATTACCTGGCAGCGAGGGTGGTTCCTTTACCAACGAGCAGTTCCTCACCGAAGTTATTGCGCAGCAGGAACAGCAAACGGAATCCAACCCACCAAAGAAACAGTTCATAAAAGAAGACATAGCAACAGAAAACGATTTAGAAACCGCAGACACCTTACCCACAGAAGAGCGTAGAGAAACTCGTTCGTCCGCCAAAAGTAAAGCCCATCATTCGTTGCCTCCTTCGACACCTCCTGAAAAATCGAAGCCTGTGGCGAATAAATCCAGACCGAAACGAACCCCGCGCAAAGCAGAAGAAGCCCCACAAAAAAGCAAACGCTATGCGGACTACAAACAGTGCATGCTGGATATCGATGCCAAGATATCTGCCCACATGCGACTCACCTGCGACGTTTGTCACGAGGGGCAGGAGACCTTCCTTCTGCTCTGCAAGCACATGCTGCAGAAGCACCATCGCAAGGGCTATGCCATTTGTTGCAATAAAAAGTTCTACAAGCGCTCCTTTCTCACCGACCATATTGATCGACACGCTGATCCGGAGAAGTTTAA ATGCACCCAGTGCGACAAGCGATTTGCAGACAAACAGTGCCTGAGGAACCATGAGCTGCTGAAGCACCATCCGGAGGAGGAGAAGACCTTTATGTGCGAGCAGTGCCCCAAAAGGTACACTAAGCAGTATCTGTTGGATCAGCATCGCGTTATCCACAAGGAGCGCAATGTGGTGTGCGATCTTTGTGAGAGGAG ATTTCCCAACCAATCCCTTCTGTGCACGCACGTCAAGATGGCGCATGGCAACTATGGCACCATGTGCGACATCTGCGCCCAGGTTATACGTGGACGAGCTGCCTTCCAGCGACATCAGCTGGAGCACGCTGGTGTCACGGAGCCCAAGGTTCAGTGCGACATCTGCGGATCCTGGCATAAGAACAAGCACAGTCTCAAGAAGCATGTGCGGCGACATAATGGCACTGCTGCCACTTGCGATGTGTGTGGAAAGGTTTCACCCAATAGGAGCGCCATGCTGAGTCACCAGCGCTATGTGCATCTCACGGACAGGAAGCACGAATGCAGTGTGTGCGGCAAATCCTTTAAGAAGGCCATCACACTGAGGGAACACATGACCATGCATACGGGCGAGGTGCTTTACAAGTGTCCTCACTGCCCGAAGACCTTTAACTCCAATGCAAATCAGCACACGCATCGTAGGAAGTGTCATCCCAAGGAGTTCGAGGAAGCAAGGAAGGCACGCACAGAGCAACGAAAAGCCATCGACGAGGAGACACCCAGCGTGTTGACCATCTCAACGGGCGAGGATGGGGAATCCCACAGCATTCTGCTGACGAATACCGAAGAGGATATTAAGGGAGATACCATCGAGTTCACTCTGTGTCTCAGTGCCGATACCACAGATTGA
- the LOC6609842 gene encoding vacuolar protein sorting-associated protein 51 homolog isoform X2: MAETKSNPFDMDSSSFDAEKYLERLLKDCSLKQIMDTEAAVVKDTQTLHSDMQTLVYENYNKFISATDTIRRMKDDFKQMETDVNLLMTKMQSITTFSEQITGTLQGTRSQLCRLSEKHSLLKRLQFLSTLPAKLKSLIEEQNYAQAVQDYLHAQKVFAQYGRQPSFDGIQRDCDAIMADLKEQLRSDFRRAGNTAQSLTEIGELLLQLDEKTSDLASEMLTCAAKRLHEQIVMLQDQTERDMLEFVDMGIDGFLNDLALVVTSYFDMFVAKHYEHERDDFQENALQELNVFLNQNIEKYLTLVQDRVESDIGYGDTQVMLRALDRLHRRLQAMRNICRGLEVQRNTVSIIISAAHQLCDAHGKNLKDHFADSLSAVRLSLVSAKSDAAAGLNLGDLISNLYVSMVEKIKVVLQDLLIFLRTDWSFNIKAEHKGALCVEGIRENLLIGFLRHIAKVMCGFGDASSSSPPNLLLVLSKTCLELEQQGVHILIALVDDLYEIDSENSATLTHETEICAEMRETAQSLLDAYVRLQGTNISQMLRKSVETRDWLNCLEPRSVRAVMKRVVEELGSIETVVASLYEANTNATSGFRTTASSDSSRKTYFSNFASTSKPQYRSNWSNYTPSQLESSYVSNIHRLFSERVEIFTSVEFTKASIIMGIIKIGLKTLLECVRLRTFSKFGLQQIQVDAHYLQMNLWRFVSDENLVNFLLDEILGSAVQRCLESVLMEPNAVEIICERA, encoded by the exons ATGGCTGAAACCAAAAGCAATCCCTTCGACATGGACAGCTCCAGCTTCGACGCGGAGAAGTATCTGGAAAGACTGCTCAAG GATTGCTCCTTGAAGCAAATAATGGATACGGAGGCGGCGGTGgtcaaggacacacagacaTTGCACTCGGATATGCAGACGCTGGTCTACGAGAATTACAACAAATTCATCTCCGCCACGGATACAATTCGCCGGATGAAGGATGACTTCAAGCAGATGGAAACGGATGTGAACCTGCTGATGACCAAGATGCAATCCATAACGACTTTTAGTGAGCAAATCACCGGAACGCTCCAGGGCACCAGATCGCAACTGTGTCGCCTGTCCGAGAAACACTCGCTCCTCAAGAGGCTGCAGTTCCTCTCGACCCTGCCAGCTAAACTGAAGTCTCTGATAGAGGAACAGAACTACGCGCAAGCTGTCCAGGACTACCTGCATGCCCAGAAGGTGTTCGCCCAGTACGGTCGACAGCCGTCCTTCGATGGAATCCAGCGAGATTGCGACGCCATCATGGCAGATCTTAAGGAGCAATTGCGAAGTGACTTCCGAAGGGCTGGGAACACGGCCCAATCCTTGACGGAAATTGGAGAGCTACTCCTACAGCTGGACGAAAAGACCTCGGATCTGGCCAGCGAAATGCTGACTTGCGCTGCCAAACGACTGCACGAGCAAATCGTCATGCTACAAGATCAAACAGAGCGTGATATGCTGGAGTTTGTGGACATGGGCATCGATGGTTTCCTCAATGATCTGGCGCTGGTAGTGACTTCCTACTTTGATATGTTTGTGGCCAAGCACTACGAGCATGAGCG CGATGACTTCCAGGAGAACGCCCTGCAGGAGTTAAATGTCTTCCTCAATCAGAACATTGAAAAGTATCTGACACTCGTCCAGGATCGCGTTGAGTCCGACATTGGCTACGGAGATACCCAGGTGATGCTGCGCGCTCTGGATCGACTTCATCGGCGCCTTCAGGCCATGCGAAATATCTGCCGCGGCTTGGAGGTCCAACGCAACACAGTATCTATTATTATCTCGGCTGCCCACCAACTATGCGATGCCCATGGCAAAAACCTCAAAGATCACTTTGCCGACAGCTTGAGTGCGGTTCGTCTTTCGCTGGTTTCTGCCAAGAGCGACGCAGCTGCTGGTCTCAATCTCGGTGATCTAATCAGCAATCTGTATGTGTCCATGGTGGAGAAGATTAAGGTCGTACTGCAGGACTTGCTTATATTCCTGCGCACCGACTGGTCGTTCAACATCAAGGCGGAACACAAGGGCGCCCTGTGCGTTGAGGGCATTCGAGAAAACCTACTCATTGGCTTCCTGCGTCATATTGCTAAAGTGATGTGTGGTTTCGGAGATGCCTCCAGCTCCAGTCCACCCAATCTATTGCTGGTGCTGTCGAAAACATGTCTGGAACTCGAGCAACAGGGCGTTCACATACTG ATTGCTCTGGTGGATGACCTATACGAAATCGACTCGGAGAACAGTGCAACACTTACCCACGAAACTGAGATATGTGCTGAAATGCGGGAGACGGCACAGTCACTATTGGACGCCTATGTGCGGCTGCAGGGAACCAATATCTCGCAAATGCTACGCAAGAGTGTGGAAACAAGAGATTGGCTTAACTGCCTGGAACCGCGATCCGTTCGTGCGGTGATGAAACGGGTCGTGGAGGAGCTTGGCAGCATCGAGACGGTGGTAGCCAGTCTCTACGAGGCAAACACGAATGCAACGTCAGGATTCCGAACCACAGCCAGCAGCGACTCTAGCCGAAAAACTTATTTCAGTAACTTTGCTTCCACCTCAAAGCCACAGTATCGTTCCAATTGGTCAAACTACACGCCTTCGCAGCTGGAATCCAGCTATGTGTCCAACATACATCGCTTGTTTTCGGAGCGAGTAGAAATCTTTACTTCGGTAGAGTTCACCAAGGCCTCAATTATAATGGGCATTATTAAAATTGGTCTAAAG ACCCTTTTGGAATGCGTGAGGCTAAGAACTTTTAGCAAATTCGGACTTCAGCAGATTCAGGTGGATGCCCATTATCTGCAAATGAACCTATGGCGATTTGTAAGCGATGAAAA TCTGGTGAACTTCCTGCTGGATGAGATTCTTGGATCAGCTGTGCAAAGGTGCTTGGAGTCCGTTTTAATGGAGCCCAATGCTGTGGAAATTATTTGTGAACGGG CCTAA